One window of Acropora palmata chromosome 1, jaAcrPala1.3, whole genome shotgun sequence genomic DNA carries:
- the LOC141879797 gene encoding uncharacterized protein LOC141879797 isoform X1, whose product MAAEGGSSEGSSSDSSDDDSMDDLELLLLQNVFCGREFDVHLNFEDISEDDFPSLFRKKKLWYKYEQTKKRRFQKHDFVRLVNGLKLPDFYFCQQRSVCPGTEALLILLRRLSYPNRWCDLTHMFGRPEPELSMIFNEILTDIHRRFGHLLHNLDLVWLDPQAFAEAIFEKGSPLRDCWSSLPFAVCRKRHA is encoded by the exons ATGGCAGCCGAAGGTGGAAGTAGTGAGGGGTCTTCAAGCGATAGCTCAGATGACGATAGTATGGATGACTTGGAGTTGCTGTTACTTCAAAATGTATTTTGTGGGAGAGAATTTGATGTTCATTTGAACTTTGAGGACATAAGCGAGGATGACTTCCCAAGTTTGTTCAG aaaaaagaaattatggTACAAATATGAACAAACGAAAAAGAGAAG GTTTCAAAAGCATGATTTTGTTCGGTTAGTAAACGGACTTAAACTCCCAGATTTCTACTTTTGCCAGCAACGTTCAGTATGTCCTGGAACAGAGGCATTACTGATTTTACTACGGAGGCTCTCTTATCCAAACAGGTGGTGCGACTTGACACACATGTTTGGCAGGCCAGAGCCTGAACTGAGCATGATTTTCAATGAG ATTCTTACAGACATTCATAGGAGATTTGGTCATCTGTTGCACAATTTAGACCTTGTGTGGCTAGATCCTCAGGCCTTTGCAGAAGCCATTTTTGAAAAGGGATCTCCACTCAGAGATTGTTGGTCCTccttgccgtttgccgtttgccgtaaacgtcatgcttaa
- the LOC141879797 gene encoding uncharacterized protein LOC141879797 isoform X2: protein MAAEGGSSEGSSSDSSDDDSMDDLELLLLQNVFCGREFDVHLNFEDISEDDFPSLFRFQKHDFVRLVNGLKLPDFYFCQQRSVCPGTEALLILLRRLSYPNRWCDLTHMFGRPEPELSMIFNEILTDIHRRFGHLLHNLDLVWLDPQAFAEAIFEKGSPLRDCWSSLPFAVCRKRHA from the exons ATGGCAGCCGAAGGTGGAAGTAGTGAGGGGTCTTCAAGCGATAGCTCAGATGACGATAGTATGGATGACTTGGAGTTGCTGTTACTTCAAAATGTATTTTGTGGGAGAGAATTTGATGTTCATTTGAACTTTGAGGACATAAGCGAGGATGACTTCCCAAGTTTGTTCAG GTTTCAAAAGCATGATTTTGTTCGGTTAGTAAACGGACTTAAACTCCCAGATTTCTACTTTTGCCAGCAACGTTCAGTATGTCCTGGAACAGAGGCATTACTGATTTTACTACGGAGGCTCTCTTATCCAAACAGGTGGTGCGACTTGACACACATGTTTGGCAGGCCAGAGCCTGAACTGAGCATGATTTTCAATGAG ATTCTTACAGACATTCATAGGAGATTTGGTCATCTGTTGCACAATTTAGACCTTGTGTGGCTAGATCCTCAGGCCTTTGCAGAAGCCATTTTTGAAAAGGGATCTCCACTCAGAGATTGTTGGTCCTccttgccgtttgccgtttgccgtaaacgtcatgcttaa